A region from the Ichthyobacterium seriolicida genome encodes:
- a CDS encoding BspA family leucine-rich repeat surface protein yields MQGTKHKIFSIIPNSALLLFASLFFLFTSCKKEQTISDTSDNTGLTDTSDNTGLKKFITKWEITDGNKTIKLPIYSGGTYKFDVDWGDGIKQEVTSHDDLDASHTYAVAGEKTVTITGKIEGFNFGKVSDSKDKILEISDWGELKLGNSVEYTGKDGNNNDITVNLGCFQECTKLVTLPSESPNLEKVTNMVSMFAGATSFNGDISKWNVSNVTNMTLMFAGATSFNGDISKWNVSNVTDMTGMFGGATSFNGDISKWNVSNVTNMVSMFAGATSFNGDISKWNVSNVTNMASMFATTTSFNGDISKWNVSNVTGMATMFTGATSFNQNIGSWNISNVTDTFLMMFHEASAFCQDLSSWKVPSGTSIELMFQDSGMPYSDSLSDKSKHPTEKSE; encoded by the coding sequence ATGCAAGGTACAAAACACAAAATATTCAGTATAATACCAAATAGCGCTCTATTACTCTTTGCAAGCCTCTTTTTTTTATTTACCTCTTGTAAAAAGGAACAAACTATAAGTGATACTTCTGATAATACTGGATTAACTGATACTTCTGATAATACTGGATTAAAAAAGTTTATCACAAAATGGGAGATTACAGATGGAAATAAGACTATCAAACTACCTATATATTCTGGTGGAACTTATAAATTTGATGTAGATTGGGGAGATGGAATAAAACAAGAAGTTACTTCTCATGATGACTTGGATGCTTCGCATACATATGCAGTAGCAGGTGAAAAAACTGTAACTATTACAGGAAAAATAGAAGGATTTAACTTCGGAAAGGTTTCAGATAGCAAGGATAAAATATTAGAGATATCAGATTGGGGTGAGTTGAAGTTAGGGAATAGTGTTGAATATACTGGAAAAGATGGTAATAATAACGATATTACTGTGAATTTAGGATGTTTTCAAGAATGTACTAAGTTAGTAACTTTACCTTCAGAATCCCCTAACTTAGAGAAAGTTACTAATATGGTATCGATGTTTGCAGGGGCTACATCTTTCAACGGTGATATAAGTAAGTGGAATGTATCTAATGTTACTAATATGACATTGATGTTTGCAGGAGCTACATCTTTCAACGGTGATATAAGTAAGTGGAATGTATCTAATGTTACTGATATGACAGGTATGTTTGGAGGTGCTACATCTTTCAACGGTGATATAAGTAAGTGGAATGTATCTAATGTTACTAATATGGTATCGATGTTTGCAGGAGCTACATCTTTCAACGGTGATATAAGTAAGTGGAATGTATCTAATGTTACTAATATGGCATCGATGTTTGCAACTACTACATCTTTCAACGGTGATATAAGTAAGTGGAATGTATCTAATGTAACTGGTATGGCAACTATGTTTACAGGCGCTACATCTTTCAATCAAAATATAGGCAGTTGGAATATTTCTAATGTTACGGATACGTTTTTGATGATGTTTCATGAAGCTAGCGCCTTTTGTCAAGATTTAAGCTCTTGGAAAGTGCCAAGTGGTACTAGCATAGAACTGATGTTTCAAGATTCAGGAATGCCTTATAGTGATTCTCTTTCTGATAAGAGTAAGCATCCTACAGAAAAATCCGAATAG
- a CDS encoding ComEC/Rec2 family competence protein has product METNWVAVSLSSVTLLFIVFYKLFKHAFLGRTFKTITYLVIIFLGFTLYNIHREYNSDYHFSNADSHIFEVEILEVLKSSEVHTSYIVRVNKTSEGSYTKGRMLLYIKGDSSQNRFFIGDRLLVSGKPRSIKPPKNPHQFNYKNYLSNKKIYHQLFTEVDKVRFVSSSKNIFRTMEDIRNSIEMHLERYNFSQDQISMIKAILLGQKKDLSKDIMSNYSDAGVIHILAISGLHVGIVFWILSFLLSPLSMAKNGELLIFVFTFFFLFSFAFISGLSSSVLRAVIMCLFVSLGKIVNRSVNIYNSLAISALSLLICDPYQLFSVGFQLSYTAVFFIVWIQPTLSRLFKPRNKILKYLWTLSSVSIAAQLGVLPFSIYYFHKIPLLFLISNVVLIPFIWIIIFSGIAVTILSFFYLPDFLVQGYGWIISAMNYFVKWVASFEYSVWDNVKIDEFGLVLLYMLIVFLVFFLKYRRVKYIYIALGSVLVLQIREIFNSRFDNNLLEWMIFSVRDASIMGIKDGRKLLLISDSISSEIYKHTIDPYVLGLGLRHTEVRSLQSVFSTKAIKKTKYFISVNSEIILSIGLDFPKKIKELTQVDYLWLRAKPNINFDILLEKTKPKLVFFDGGYYKNQFKKQCDDLNIVYRDIDSEGFFSTGQK; this is encoded by the coding sequence ATAGAAACTAATTGGGTAGCAGTATCTTTATCTTCAGTTACACTTTTATTTATAGTTTTCTATAAACTATTTAAACATGCTTTTTTAGGTAGAACTTTTAAAACGATTACTTATTTGGTAATCATTTTTTTAGGATTTACCCTCTACAACATACACAGAGAATACAATAGTGATTATCATTTTTCAAATGCAGACTCTCATATATTCGAAGTAGAAATATTGGAGGTGCTAAAGTCCAGTGAAGTTCATACCTCTTATATTGTAAGGGTAAATAAAACTTCAGAAGGCTCTTATACTAAAGGGAGAATGTTATTGTACATAAAGGGTGATAGTTCTCAAAATAGATTTTTTATTGGAGATAGATTACTTGTAAGCGGCAAACCTAGAAGTATCAAACCTCCTAAAAACCCACATCAGTTTAACTATAAAAATTACTTATCAAATAAGAAGATATATCATCAATTATTCACAGAGGTAGATAAAGTCAGATTTGTATCTAGTTCTAAAAATATATTTAGGACTATGGAAGATATCAGAAATAGTATAGAAATGCATTTAGAGCGATACAATTTTTCTCAAGATCAGATATCTATGATAAAAGCTATTTTGTTAGGGCAGAAGAAAGATCTTTCTAAAGATATAATGTCTAATTATTCCGATGCTGGAGTGATACATATTTTGGCTATATCAGGATTGCACGTAGGTATTGTATTTTGGATTTTAAGTTTTCTTTTATCTCCATTATCTATGGCAAAAAATGGGGAATTACTAATATTTGTATTCACATTTTTTTTCTTGTTTTCTTTTGCTTTTATTTCAGGCTTATCTTCATCTGTGTTGAGGGCTGTGATAATGTGTCTTTTTGTGAGCCTAGGGAAGATTGTCAATAGGAGTGTTAATATTTATAATTCACTTGCTATTTCAGCTTTATCTCTACTAATATGCGATCCTTATCAGCTTTTTTCTGTAGGATTTCAATTGAGTTATACAGCGGTATTTTTTATAGTTTGGATACAACCAACTTTATCTAGATTATTTAAACCTAGAAATAAAATTTTGAAGTATCTATGGACTTTGTCTTCTGTTTCTATAGCTGCTCAGTTGGGTGTTCTTCCTTTTTCGATTTATTATTTTCACAAAATTCCTCTTTTGTTTTTGATTAGCAATGTGGTTTTGATACCATTTATATGGATTATTATTTTCTCTGGTATTGCTGTAACTATTTTGAGTTTTTTCTATTTGCCTGATTTTTTGGTACAAGGCTATGGATGGATAATATCTGCTATGAATTATTTTGTAAAGTGGGTTGCTTCATTTGAATATTCTGTTTGGGATAATGTTAAAATAGATGAGTTTGGTTTGGTCTTATTATATATGTTAATAGTTTTTCTTGTATTCTTTCTAAAGTATAGAAGAGTGAAATACATTTATATCGCCTTGGGTAGCGTATTGGTTTTACAGATCAGAGAAATCTTTAATTCTAGGTTTGATAATAATCTTTTAGAATGGATGATTTTTAGTGTAAGAGATGCAAGTATTATGGGTATAAAAGATGGGAGGAAGTTATTATTAATATCAGATAGTATATCTTCTGAAATTTATAAGCACACTATAGATCCGTATGTCTTAGGCCTTGGCCTAAGACATACGGAAGTTCGATCATTACAATCTGTGTTTTCTACTAAAGCGATAAAAAAAACCAAGTATTTTATATCTGTAAATAGTGAAATTATATTGTCTATAGGTTTAGATTTCCCAAAAAAGATAAAGGAGTTAACCCAAGTGGATTACTTATGGCTTAGAGCTAAGCCCAATATAAATTTTGATATTCTATTAGAAAAAACTAAACCTAAGTTGGTGTTTTTCGATGGAGGCTATTACAAAAATCAATTTAAAAAACAATGCGATGACTTAAACATCGTTTACAGAGATATAGACTCAGAGGGCTTTTTTAGTACAGGACAAAAATAG
- a CDS encoding glycine--tRNA ligase, with protein sequence MKNADNDLKAIISHAKEYGYIFPSSEIYDGLNAVYDYGQNGVELKKNIVEYWWKSMVQMHENIVGIDSAIFMNPTTWEASGHTEAFNDPLIDNRDSKKRYRADVLIEDYVEKINSKIEKEISKASKKLGEDFDRSHFINNNPNVLRYEKDKEDILNRMSKSLEKEDLNDIKLLIEELGISCPISGTKNWTDVRQFNLMFKTALGSITEGATDLYLRPETAQGIFVNFLNVQKTGRMKIPFGIAQVGKAFRNEIVARQFIFRMREFEQMEMQFFIHPDQCEKWFEYWKEKRLKWHTALGIDPNNYRFHEHKKLAHYSNMAVDIEFKFPFGTKELEGIHSRTNFDLMAHERYSGKKIKYFDSKTEESYTPFVIETSIGLDRMFLAVFSNSLKTEHLEDNSTRTVLSLPKVIAPIKVAILPLVKSSELREMATKIAKDLKLHFNVTYDEKDSIGKRYRRQDAQGTPLCITVDHDSLEDDSVTLRFRDSMKQQRVSTDNLHKLIYEEVDMTNILKKI encoded by the coding sequence ATGAAAAACGCTGATAATGATCTAAAAGCGATAATATCTCATGCTAAGGAGTACGGATACATTTTTCCTTCTAGTGAAATATATGATGGGCTAAATGCCGTTTATGATTATGGACAAAACGGAGTAGAGTTAAAAAAAAATATAGTAGAGTATTGGTGGAAGTCTATGGTGCAAATGCACGAAAATATAGTCGGAATAGATTCTGCCATATTTATGAATCCAACTACTTGGGAAGCTTCGGGTCACACAGAAGCTTTTAACGATCCCTTAATAGACAACAGAGATTCTAAAAAGAGATATAGAGCCGATGTGTTGATAGAGGATTATGTAGAAAAAATAAATTCCAAAATAGAAAAAGAAATATCAAAAGCTAGTAAAAAACTAGGTGAAGATTTCGATAGATCCCATTTTATCAATAATAATCCCAATGTTCTCAGATATGAGAAAGACAAAGAAGACATTTTAAACAGAATGTCCAAATCTTTAGAGAAAGAAGACTTAAATGATATAAAACTACTTATAGAAGAGTTGGGAATATCTTGTCCTATATCTGGAACTAAAAATTGGACAGACGTAAGGCAATTTAATCTAATGTTTAAAACGGCATTGGGTTCTATCACAGAAGGAGCTACAGATTTATATCTCAGACCAGAAACTGCTCAAGGGATATTTGTAAATTTTCTCAATGTGCAAAAAACTGGAAGAATGAAAATCCCTTTTGGGATCGCTCAGGTTGGTAAAGCCTTTAGAAATGAGATTGTAGCTAGACAATTCATATTCAGAATGCGTGAATTTGAACAGATGGAAATGCAATTTTTTATTCATCCAGACCAATGTGAGAAATGGTTTGAATATTGGAAAGAAAAGAGATTAAAATGGCATACTGCCTTGGGAATAGATCCAAATAATTACAGGTTTCACGAGCATAAAAAGTTGGCTCATTACTCTAATATGGCCGTAGATATAGAGTTTAAATTCCCTTTTGGAACAAAAGAATTGGAAGGAATACACTCTAGGACTAATTTTGATCTTATGGCCCATGAGAGATATTCTGGAAAAAAAATAAAATACTTCGACTCTAAAACTGAAGAGAGCTATACCCCATTTGTCATAGAGACTTCCATAGGATTAGACAGGATGTTCTTAGCGGTATTTTCAAATTCACTTAAAACAGAACACTTGGAGGACAATTCGACTAGAACGGTATTATCCTTGCCTAAGGTCATAGCGCCTATAAAAGTAGCCATATTGCCTTTAGTAAAGTCTAGTGAATTACGTGAGATGGCAACTAAGATTGCAAAAGATCTGAAATTACATTTTAATGTCACATACGACGAAAAAGACTCTATAGGTAAGAGATACAGAAGGCAAGATGCTCAAGGGACACCTTTATGCATAACTGTAGACCACGATTCTTTAGAAGATGACTCTGTAACTCTAAGATTCAGAGATAGCATGAAACAACAAAGAGTAAGTACTGATAATCTACATAAGTTGATATATGAAGAGGTCGATATGACAAATATTTTAAAGAAAATATGA